One Corallincola holothuriorum DNA segment encodes these proteins:
- a CDS encoding sensor domain-containing diguanylate cyclase, producing the protein MTQNLHNTILNQVNTGVLVINSDMEIDYWNRFLQVHSGRAKEDIVGRNLFDVFPELPKPSLRRKLQGVFLLGTPTFSSWEQRRHLFELPHSRPITTDSEFMAQNCSFLPLKDESGQVNQVCIIIEDATDVCYFQSQLNDTMAKLEKSSRTDGLTQIANRRYWEERLTIEFARCHRHGGELSLIMFDLDKFKSINDIYGHQAGDLVLVRTAAELTSMLRTADLAGRYGGEEFGIVLPDTDLTQAMVVAERIREKIETTVFEFNDKVLPVTISLGVTQYDSSQKNHEKMIAQADAALYKAKESGRNISIAFELE; encoded by the coding sequence ATGACTCAGAACTTACACAACACCATACTTAACCAAGTTAATACCGGCGTTCTTGTGATCAATTCAGATATGGAAATTGATTACTGGAACCGATTTTTGCAAGTTCACAGTGGCCGAGCAAAGGAAGATATTGTTGGTAGAAATCTGTTTGATGTATTCCCTGAGCTACCCAAACCCTCATTAAGAAGAAAGCTCCAAGGGGTTTTCCTTTTAGGCACTCCCACTTTCAGTTCATGGGAGCAGCGCCGCCACCTATTTGAGCTACCCCACAGCCGCCCCATCACCACAGATAGCGAATTTATGGCGCAGAACTGTAGTTTTCTGCCATTGAAAGATGAATCAGGCCAAGTGAATCAGGTCTGCATCATTATTGAAGACGCTACGGATGTTTGTTATTTCCAAAGCCAGCTGAACGACACCATGGCCAAGCTGGAAAAGTCCAGCCGCACCGATGGTCTTACTCAGATCGCTAACCGTCGCTACTGGGAAGAACGACTCACAATCGAGTTTGCCCGCTGCCATCGCCATGGTGGTGAGCTAAGTTTAATCATGTTTGATCTCGACAAGTTCAAATCAATCAATGATATCTACGGCCATCAAGCTGGTGATTTGGTGCTAGTAAGGACGGCCGCTGAACTAACCAGTATGTTGCGAACTGCAGATCTGGCTGGACGCTACGGTGGTGAAGAGTTTGGCATCGTATTACCAGACACCGATTTAACACAGGCAATGGTGGTCGCTGAACGCATCAGAGAGAAGATAGAAACCACGGTATTTGAGTTTAATGACAAAGTATTGCCCGTCACCATCAGCTTAGGGGTGACCCAGTACGACAGTAGTCAAAAGAACCATGAGAAGATGATTGCGCAGGCTGACGCCGCACTTTATAAAGCCAAGGAGAGTGGCAGAAATATCTCTATCGCCTTTGAGCTTGAATAG
- a CDS encoding amidohydrolase family protein, whose product MTQLRIIILFSVLLSLFVQAEDTWDVQNPTGIFDNALIDVREGTWMNLDISPDGRWLVFDLLGDLYKLPIEGGDAIPLTQGIAWDMQPRFSPDGKLLAFTSDRDGGDNLWLMEWQSGKLHQVSKETFRLVNSPAWSPDGETLVVRKHFTARRSLGAGEVWQYHLRGGDGLKLTSRPNDEKDLGEPAFSPDGRYIYFSQDATPGKTFHYSKDSVKGIYTIKRYDRETGEINTVIKRPGGAIRPTPSPDGNYLAYVTRDDFQSVLMLYDMRSGTSQPLYKKLDRDMQETWAIHGVYPTLAWHPKGDRLYFWAGGKIHELSVADGASREVDFHVKTELAVQRALRFKQRISPGNFEVKMMRFTQVSPSGHNLVFEALGKLWIKELPYGKPQRITKQENHFELYPQWSRDGTQLIYTTWHDQRQGSVRILDVDKRTEVVITNEPGKYIEPTFSPDGKQAVFRKVAGNNLLADAWSLKPGIYRVDLTDKSQGAPTLVTEQGREPQFGADNSRIFFTESGETPQLVSVDLNGHQYKVHYSNKRVTEYKLSPNGKQLAFAEGFKIYVTPFIERGSVIELSPNGNNVPVTQLSQKAGESISWTANSDVIYWTLGPELFSQSAKNLFALNSPADELDLLSLTQNGQYIGFMHRSYRPRGKVALVGGQIITMEKNRVIKDGTIVIDGKRILEVGERDKVKVPGDAIIIDLNGRTVMPGLIDAHAHGAQASNEIVPQQNWKNYAALTFGVTTIHDPSNDTTEIFAASELQRAGYIVAPRIFSTGAILYGAEYPGLTAKIETIDDARFHVERLKRAGAFSIKSYNQPRRDQRQKVIQAAREMNMLVVPEGGSLLQHNLTMLIDGHTTIEHSIPTARVYDDIKQLWSQIHTAYTPTMGVAFGGIAGENYWYAHNEIWLHQRLSRYVPGDVLNPRSMRRPIAPEHHYNHFNVAKVANELRQQGVLTNMGAHGQREGLAAHWEIWMFSQGGMTPMQALATATINPAKTLGLDDELGSLKAGKLADLIVIDGDPLKDIRLSEKVVYTMVGGRLFDAERMTELNGPAKNRLPFYFEASASE is encoded by the coding sequence ATGACTCAACTTAGAATTATCATTCTTTTCAGTGTACTTCTGTCACTCTTTGTCCAAGCAGAGGATACTTGGGATGTCCAGAACCCCACAGGGATCTTCGATAACGCGCTGATTGATGTGCGCGAAGGTACTTGGATGAACTTGGATATCAGCCCAGATGGTCGCTGGTTAGTCTTTGATCTACTTGGTGATCTATATAAGTTACCGATTGAAGGGGGAGACGCGATCCCTCTGACTCAAGGCATCGCTTGGGATATGCAGCCCAGATTCAGCCCTGATGGAAAGCTGTTGGCTTTTACCTCGGATAGGGACGGTGGCGACAACCTTTGGTTAATGGAGTGGCAGAGTGGCAAGCTACATCAGGTCAGCAAAGAAACATTTCGCTTAGTTAACAGCCCAGCCTGGAGTCCTGACGGCGAAACCTTGGTAGTGAGAAAACATTTCACTGCTCGCCGCTCTTTAGGCGCCGGTGAAGTCTGGCAATATCATTTACGTGGTGGTGACGGCTTGAAACTCACCAGCCGCCCGAATGATGAGAAAGATCTTGGTGAACCCGCTTTTTCCCCTGATGGCCGCTATATCTATTTTAGTCAGGACGCCACCCCAGGTAAGACTTTCCACTACTCAAAAGATTCTGTGAAAGGGATCTATACGATTAAACGTTACGATCGTGAAACGGGTGAGATCAACACCGTGATTAAGCGCCCTGGCGGGGCTATTCGCCCTACTCCCTCTCCTGATGGGAACTATCTAGCCTATGTTACTCGCGACGATTTCCAGAGCGTTTTGATGCTTTACGATATGCGCTCTGGTACTAGTCAGCCGCTATATAAGAAGCTCGATCGTGATATGCAGGAAACTTGGGCGATCCACGGTGTTTATCCAACCCTAGCTTGGCACCCTAAAGGTGACCGCCTCTATTTTTGGGCCGGCGGCAAGATCCACGAGCTCAGCGTAGCCGATGGTGCCAGCCGTGAAGTTGATTTCCACGTCAAGACAGAGCTCGCGGTTCAACGCGCCTTGCGTTTTAAACAGCGCATCTCACCAGGCAATTTCGAAGTGAAGATGATGCGTTTTACTCAGGTTTCGCCATCCGGTCACAATCTGGTGTTTGAAGCCTTAGGCAAGCTTTGGATAAAAGAGCTGCCCTACGGTAAACCGCAGCGCATTACCAAACAGGAGAACCACTTCGAACTTTATCCGCAGTGGTCCCGTGATGGCACACAGCTTATTTACACCACCTGGCATGATCAACGCCAAGGCAGTGTAAGAATACTTGATGTCGACAAGCGCACCGAGGTGGTCATCACCAACGAACCGGGAAAGTATATTGAACCGACATTCTCTCCTGACGGTAAGCAGGCGGTGTTTCGTAAGGTTGCCGGTAACAATTTATTAGCCGATGCTTGGTCGTTAAAGCCTGGCATCTATCGGGTCGATCTGACAGACAAAAGCCAAGGGGCTCCCACCCTAGTGACAGAACAGGGACGCGAGCCACAATTTGGAGCTGACAACAGCCGAATATTTTTTACTGAAAGTGGTGAAACGCCGCAACTGGTGAGTGTCGACCTCAACGGCCATCAATATAAGGTGCACTATAGCAATAAGCGTGTCACCGAATACAAGCTCAGCCCCAACGGTAAACAACTCGCTTTTGCAGAAGGCTTTAAGATCTACGTAACGCCGTTTATTGAACGCGGTTCAGTCATAGAACTCAGCCCTAACGGCAATAATGTACCTGTCACCCAGTTGTCACAAAAAGCCGGTGAAAGCATCAGCTGGACAGCAAACAGTGACGTGATCTATTGGACCCTCGGCCCCGAGCTGTTCAGTCAGTCAGCGAAGAACCTGTTTGCATTGAATAGCCCCGCCGACGAACTGGACCTGCTTTCACTGACACAAAATGGCCAGTACATAGGTTTTATGCATCGCAGCTATCGACCCAGAGGCAAAGTTGCTTTGGTTGGCGGTCAAATCATTACTATGGAGAAAAATCGGGTCATTAAAGATGGCACCATCGTCATCGATGGCAAACGGATCCTCGAAGTTGGCGAACGGGATAAAGTTAAAGTCCCGGGCGATGCCATTATCATCGATCTTAATGGGCGTACCGTCATGCCGGGGCTGATTGATGCACATGCTCACGGTGCTCAAGCCAGCAACGAGATCGTTCCGCAGCAGAACTGGAAGAACTATGCCGCCCTCACCTTTGGCGTAACGACTATTCACGATCCTTCAAACGATACCACCGAGATATTCGCTGCCAGCGAGTTACAGCGTGCTGGGTATATAGTCGCACCAAGGATATTCTCCACTGGTGCCATCCTCTATGGCGCAGAGTATCCCGGACTAACGGCAAAAATTGAGACCATAGACGACGCTAGGTTCCACGTGGAACGCCTGAAACGCGCCGGAGCTTTCAGCATCAAAAGCTATAACCAGCCAAGACGCGATCAGCGGCAAAAAGTAATCCAAGCTGCGCGTGAAATGAATATGCTAGTCGTGCCCGAAGGCGGTTCACTACTGCAACACAACCTCACCATGCTTATTGATGGACACACCACCATCGAGCACTCAATTCCGACGGCAAGGGTCTACGACGATATCAAACAGCTGTGGTCGCAGATCCATACCGCATACACCCCAACCATGGGCGTGGCATTTGGCGGTATTGCCGGTGAAAACTATTGGTATGCCCACAACGAAATCTGGCTCCATCAAAGGTTGAGTCGATATGTGCCTGGTGACGTATTGAATCCACGCTCCATGCGTCGCCCGATTGCACCAGAGCATCACTACAACCATTTCAATGTCGCTAAAGTGGCCAATGAGCTTCGGCAGCAAGGCGTGTTAACCAATATGGGCGCCCATGGTCAACGAGAAGGATTAGCTGCTCATTGGGAGATTTGGATGTTTAGCCAAGGAGGCATGACACCAATGCAAGCATTGGCAACAGCCACGATTAATCCAGCCAAAACGCTCGGCCTAGATGATGAGTTGGGCTCATTAAAAGCAGGGAAGCTCGCAGACCTAATCGTCATCGACGGTGACCCTCTGAAAGATATACGCCTGTCGGAAAAGGTGGTGTATACCATGGTTGGCGGTCGCCTGTTTGATGCGGAGCGTATGACTGAACTGAATGGTCCGGCCAAGAACCGCTTACCTTTCTATTTTGAAGCCTCAGCCAGCGAATAA
- the tusA gene encoding sulfurtransferase TusA, protein MNTQLNFPPHDQQLDTQGLRCPEPVMLVRKKIRAMAAGEQLLILADDPATTRDIPSFCQFMDHQLINAQTQQKPYFYLIKKGIAAH, encoded by the coding sequence ATGAATACACAACTAAACTTTCCCCCACACGACCAACAACTAGACACACAAGGCCTACGCTGCCCTGAGCCTGTCATGTTGGTAAGAAAGAAAATCCGCGCGATGGCAGCAGGTGAACAGCTGTTAATACTTGCCGATGATCCGGCGACAACCAGAGATATACCCAGTTTCTGTCAGTTTATGGACCATCAGCTGATCAATGCACAAACTCAACAAAAACCCTATTTCTATTTAATAAAGAAAGGGATAGCTGCACACTAG
- the glyQ gene encoding glycine--tRNA ligase subunit alpha has product MQKYDVKTFQGLILALQDYWARQGCVIIQPLDMEVGAGTFHPMTFLRSLGPEPNNAAYVQPSRRPTDGRYGENPNRLQHYYQFQVVLKPSPPNIQELYLEMLNMLGIDTLVHDIRFVEDNWESPTLGAWGLGWEVWLNGMEVTQFTYFQQVGGLECKPVTGEITLGLERLAMYIQGVDSVYDLVWADGPMGKVTYGDVFHQNEVEQSTYNFEHANVDALFALFDESEKESAAMIEAGLPLPAYEKVMKASHAFNMLDARHAISVTERQRYILRVRTLAKACAETYYNAREALGFPMCNKQEAE; this is encoded by the coding sequence ATGCAAAAGTACGATGTAAAGACTTTCCAGGGCTTAATCCTGGCCTTACAGGATTACTGGGCACGCCAAGGCTGCGTTATTATCCAACCATTAGATATGGAAGTGGGCGCCGGCACCTTTCACCCAATGACCTTTTTACGTTCATTGGGCCCAGAGCCAAATAATGCGGCTTACGTTCAGCCAAGTCGCCGCCCTACCGATGGTCGCTACGGGGAAAACCCCAACCGTCTGCAACACTATTACCAGTTTCAGGTTGTACTGAAACCTTCACCACCGAACATTCAAGAGTTGTACTTAGAGATGCTCAACATGTTGGGGATCGATACGCTGGTACACGATATCCGTTTTGTCGAAGATAACTGGGAATCACCTACGTTAGGTGCCTGGGGTTTGGGTTGGGAAGTTTGGCTGAACGGCATGGAAGTGACGCAATTCACCTACTTCCAGCAGGTCGGTGGACTCGAGTGTAAGCCCGTCACCGGCGAAATCACTTTAGGTTTAGAGCGTCTCGCCATGTATATCCAAGGGGTCGATTCAGTTTACGACCTCGTTTGGGCGGATGGGCCGATGGGCAAGGTCACCTACGGTGATGTATTCCATCAAAACGAAGTAGAACAATCGACCTACAACTTTGAGCACGCCAACGTTGACGCGCTTTTTGCGCTGTTTGATGAAAGTGAGAAAGAGAGTGCTGCCATGATAGAGGCGGGCTTGCCACTACCGGCGTACGAAAAAGTGATGAAAGCTTCCCATGCATTCAACATGTTGGATGCACGTCATGCAATCTCTGTCACAGAGCGTCAACGCTATATTCTTCGAGTCCGCACGTTGGCTAAAGCCTGTGCTGAAACCTATTACAACGCGCGCGAAGCGCTGGGCTTCCCTATGTGCAATAAGCAGGAGGCGGAATGA
- a CDS encoding DNA-3-methyladenine glycosylase I, with amino-acid sequence MNDKKQRCPWPGTDPLYVDYHDNVWGRPVYDDRELFEKLCLDGQQAGLAWITILRKLDTYRQAYDQFEPTLIAQYDEAKVELLLQDKGIVRNRLKVNSIIRNAKAYLAYQQNHGSFSDFLWQFVGGEPIVNHWTEMSQVPATSVESDAMSKALKQAGFNFVGSTICYAFMQAVGMINDHLVGCHCYHQCAVPPKTP; translated from the coding sequence ATGAATGACAAGAAACAGCGCTGTCCGTGGCCAGGAACTGACCCACTCTATGTTGACTACCATGATAACGTCTGGGGGCGTCCCGTTTATGATGACCGAGAGCTATTTGAAAAGCTTTGTCTTGATGGCCAACAAGCTGGGCTCGCTTGGATCACTATTTTGCGCAAGCTAGATACGTATCGGCAGGCATACGATCAGTTTGAGCCAACGCTAATTGCGCAATATGACGAGGCCAAGGTTGAACTCTTGCTACAAGATAAAGGTATTGTTCGTAATCGATTGAAAGTGAATTCAATCATTCGCAATGCCAAAGCCTATTTAGCCTACCAGCAGAACCATGGCAGCTTCAGTGACTTTTTATGGCAATTTGTTGGTGGTGAACCGATCGTCAATCACTGGACAGAGATGTCGCAGGTGCCAGCAACATCTGTGGAGTCGGATGCGATGTCGAAAGCGCTAAAGCAGGCAGGCTTTAATTTTGTCGGCAGTACCATCTGTTATGCGTTTATGCAGGCCGTGGGGATGATCAACGATCATCTGGTTGGTTGTCATTGCTACCATCAGTGTGCTGTGCCACCAAAAACGCCATAA
- a CDS encoding chemotaxis protein has protein sequence MSSQTITEDQRDCLQEVINVAMGQASDKLARFLETFVHLEVPDIELVSTSEVTAMLASNYEQNPVSLVSQGFSGAEGLRGEALLIYSKINADEIADLLGYTEDEATHTEQLTDISSLLTTTFLEGLAEQIETQLSYSAPRVMMLQEQGIARQLEEKTFNWEYALKVNISYLVTDHSFNCDMLLLFPGTAVEVLKQVLDQILEDF, from the coding sequence ATGAGCAGCCAGACTATTACCGAAGACCAGAGGGATTGTCTTCAAGAGGTGATCAACGTCGCAATGGGACAGGCCAGTGATAAACTCGCCCGCTTCCTTGAGACTTTTGTTCATCTGGAGGTGCCAGATATCGAACTGGTATCGACCAGCGAAGTTACCGCTATGCTTGCCAGTAACTATGAACAGAATCCGGTCTCTCTTGTTAGCCAAGGCTTTTCCGGTGCAGAAGGACTGCGCGGCGAAGCTCTGCTGATTTACAGCAAAATTAATGCTGACGAAATCGCTGATCTACTTGGCTATACCGAAGATGAGGCAACTCACACAGAGCAACTGACCGATATCAGCTCCTTGCTGACTACCACCTTCCTTGAAGGATTAGCAGAGCAGATAGAAACCCAGCTTAGTTACAGCGCCCCTCGAGTGATGATGCTGCAGGAACAGGGTATCGCTCGCCAACTTGAGGAAAAAACCTTCAATTGGGAATATGCGCTCAAAGTAAACATCAGCTATCTGGTGACGGATCACTCATTTAACTGCGACATGTTATTGCTATTCCCAGGAACAGCAGTAGAAGTACTCAAGCAGGTGCTTGATCAGATCCTCGAAGATTTTTGA